The following are encoded together in the Xanthomonas vesicatoria ATCC 35937 genome:
- a CDS encoding GspE/PulE family protein: protein MEQRRNADPDSAAAILPRGRLMFDPVAAALLADGMVVPHEHERVQFSAAGARTASDVHPLVLLANLKLHAAQAPAGELGLERLTEWLATRTGLRYLRIDPTRIDVAAVTGVVSHAYARRHRILPLALDAERVLIATSEPLALEWLADVQHLSRRRIELALINPLDLHRYTMEFFGVTQSVRGARGDARSTESNAGLPSFEQLVELGRAGDVNADDHHIVHIVDWLLQYAYEQRASDIHLEPRREAGRMRFRIDGVLHKVLEVPPSVMTAVVSRIKVLGRMDLAERRRPQDGRIKTRSPGGREVEMRLSTMPTAFGEKCVMRIFDPDSAFKSIEQLGFSPEEAAGWSALVERPHGIVLVTGPTGSGKTTTLYSTLKRLATPDVNVCSVEDPIEMIAPEFNQMQVQQNIDLDFASGVRTLLRQDPDIIMIGEIRDLETAQMAVQASLTGHLVLSTLHTNDAASAITRLLDLGVPHYLVASTLNGVLAQRLVRTLCVHCKRPHTLSDDDWAAIREPGEALPETLNVHAPVGCLECRRTGYLGRVGLYELLPVSSRLRSLIRADTDLASFSQAARGGGLRTLRRTGLEKVAAGLTTIEEVLSVLPPRE, encoded by the coding sequence ATGGAACAGCGGCGCAACGCCGACCCGGACAGCGCAGCGGCGATCCTGCCGCGCGGCCGGCTGATGTTCGACCCGGTGGCCGCCGCCCTGCTCGCCGACGGCATGGTGGTGCCGCACGAACACGAACGTGTGCAGTTCTCCGCCGCCGGCGCGCGCACTGCCAGCGACGTGCATCCACTGGTGCTGCTGGCCAACCTCAAGCTGCACGCCGCGCAGGCGCCCGCCGGTGAGCTGGGGCTGGAGCGGCTCACCGAATGGCTGGCCACCCGCACCGGGCTACGCTATCTGCGCATCGACCCCACCCGCATCGATGTGGCCGCGGTCACCGGGGTGGTCTCGCATGCGTATGCGCGCCGCCACCGCATCCTGCCGCTGGCCCTGGATGCCGAGCGCGTGCTGATCGCCACCAGCGAGCCGCTGGCGCTGGAGTGGCTGGCCGATGTGCAGCACTTGAGCCGCCGCCGCATCGAGCTGGCACTGATCAACCCGCTGGACCTGCATCGCTACACGATGGAGTTCTTCGGCGTGACCCAATCGGTGCGCGGCGCGCGTGGTGATGCGCGCAGTACTGAATCAAACGCGGGCCTGCCCAGCTTCGAACAGCTGGTGGAACTGGGCCGCGCCGGCGACGTCAACGCCGACGACCACCACATCGTGCATATCGTCGACTGGCTGCTGCAATACGCCTACGAGCAGCGGGCCAGCGACATCCATCTGGAGCCGCGCCGCGAGGCCGGGCGCATGCGCTTCCGCATCGACGGCGTGCTGCACAAGGTGCTGGAAGTGCCGCCGTCGGTGATGACCGCGGTGGTCAGCCGCATTAAGGTGCTGGGCCGCATGGACCTGGCCGAACGCCGCCGCCCGCAGGACGGCCGCATCAAGACCCGCTCGCCGGGCGGGCGCGAGGTGGAAATGCGGCTGTCGACGATGCCCACCGCGTTCGGCGAGAAATGCGTGATGCGTATCTTCGACCCGGATTCGGCGTTCAAGAGCATCGAACAACTCGGCTTTAGCCCGGAAGAGGCCGCCGGCTGGAGTGCACTGGTAGAGCGCCCGCACGGCATCGTGCTGGTCACCGGCCCCACCGGCTCGGGCAAGACCACCACCCTGTATTCCACGCTCAAACGCCTGGCCACGCCGGATGTGAACGTGTGCAGCGTGGAAGACCCGATCGAAATGATCGCGCCGGAATTCAACCAGATGCAGGTGCAGCAGAACATCGACCTGGACTTCGCCAGCGGCGTGCGTACGCTGCTGCGGCAGGACCCGGACATCATCATGATCGGCGAAATCCGCGACCTGGAAACTGCGCAGATGGCGGTGCAGGCCTCGCTGACCGGGCATCTGGTGCTGTCCACGTTGCATACCAACGATGCGGCATCGGCGATCACCCGCCTGCTGGATCTGGGCGTGCCGCATTACCTGGTCGCCTCCACGCTCAACGGCGTGCTGGCACAGCGTCTGGTGCGCACCCTGTGCGTGCACTGCAAGCGCCCGCACACGCTCAGCGACGACGATTGGGCGGCGATCCGCGAACCGGGCGAAGCGCTGCCGGAAACGCTCAACGTGCATGCACCGGTAGGCTGCCTGGAATGTCGCCGCACCGGCTATCTCGGGCGTGTGGGCCTGTACGAATTGCTGCCGGTCAGCTCGCGCCTGCGCAGCCTGATCCGCGCCGACACCGACCTTGCCAGCTTCAGCCAGGCCGCGCGCGGCGGTGGACTGCGCACCCTGCGCCGCACCGGGCTGGAAAAGGTCGCTGCCGGGCTGACGACCATTGAAGAAGTGCTGTCGGTATTGCCGCCGCGGGAGTGA